The DNA segment CGGTTTCTCCACGGGGAGATGACCCAGGAGGAGCTGGCCGCGCGCGTGGGCGTGACGCGCCAGACCATCATCGCGATCGAGAAGGGGAAGTACAATCCCTCGGTCGCGCTTGCGCTTCGCATCGCCCGCGCGTTCGGCGTGCCGCTCGAGCAGGTCTTTGAGCTTGAGGAGAGC comes from the Candidatus Effluviviaceae Genus I sp. genome and includes:
- a CDS encoding helix-turn-helix transcriptional regulator, with the protein product MSDAVRNEVRKLRFLHGEMTQEELAARVGVTRQTIIAIEKGKYNPSVALALRIARAFGVPLEQVFELEESG